A region of Rhodoferax potami DNA encodes the following proteins:
- a CDS encoding acyl-CoA dehydrogenase family protein: MLLTQDQEMIRDAVRDFAQAELWPNAAKWDKEHTFPKSAHQGLAALGAYGICVPEELGGAGLDYVTLALVLEEIAAGDGGTSTVISVTNCPVNAILMKFGNAQQKKQWLEPLAQGQMLGAFCLTEPHVGSDASSLRTTAVKEGDEYVINGVKQFITSGKNGDVAIVIAVTDKAAGKKGMSAFLVPTNAPGYVVARLEDKLGQHSSDTAQINFDNCRIPAENLIGKEGEGYGIALGGLEGGRIGIAAQSVGMARSALDVAIAYAKDRQSFGQPIFNHQAVGFRLADCATQLEAARQLIWHAAALRDAGRPCLKEAAMAKLFASEMAEKVCSAAIQTLGGYGYVSDFPVERIYRDVRVCQIYEGTSDVQKIIIQRALA; this comes from the coding sequence ATGCTGCTGACCCAAGACCAGGAAATGATCCGCGACGCCGTGCGCGACTTTGCCCAAGCCGAGCTCTGGCCCAACGCCGCCAAGTGGGACAAGGAACACACCTTCCCCAAATCCGCGCACCAAGGGCTGGCCGCGCTGGGCGCCTACGGCATTTGCGTGCCCGAAGAGCTGGGCGGTGCGGGGCTGGACTACGTGACCCTGGCGTTGGTACTGGAGGAAATTGCTGCGGGTGACGGCGGCACCAGTACGGTGATCAGCGTCACCAACTGCCCGGTCAACGCCATCCTGATGAAATTCGGTAACGCGCAGCAGAAAAAGCAGTGGCTGGAGCCCCTGGCCCAAGGCCAGATGCTGGGTGCCTTTTGCCTGACCGAACCGCATGTGGGCAGCGATGCCTCCAGCCTGCGCACCACGGCGGTTAAAGAAGGCGATGAGTACGTAATCAATGGTGTCAAACAGTTCATCACCAGTGGCAAGAACGGTGATGTGGCCATCGTTATCGCGGTGACCGACAAGGCGGCCGGCAAGAAGGGCATGAGCGCATTCCTGGTTCCCACTAACGCGCCGGGCTATGTGGTCGCGCGCCTGGAAGACAAGCTCGGCCAACACAGCAGCGACACCGCGCAAATCAATTTCGACAACTGCCGCATTCCCGCCGAGAACCTGATCGGCAAGGAGGGCGAGGGCTATGGCATCGCGCTGGGCGGCCTGGAAGGCGGGCGCATCGGCATTGCCGCGCAAAGCGTGGGTATGGCCCGCAGCGCACTCGATGTGGCGATTGCTTATGCCAAGGACCGCCAAAGCTTCGGCCAGCCCATCTTCAATCACCAGGCCGTCGGCTTCCGTTTGGCGGACTGCGCCACCCAGCTGGAAGCGGCGCGGCAACTTATCTGGCATGCCGCTGCACTGCGCGATGCCGGTCGCCCGTGTTTGAAAGAAGCCGCCATGGCCAAGCTGTTTGCCAGCGAAATGGCGGAGAAGGTGTGTAGCGCCGCCATCCAGACCCTGGGCGGCTACGGCTATGTGAGCGACTTCCCGGTGGAGCGTATCTACCGCGACGTGCGTGTGTGCCAGATTTATGAAGGCACCAGCGACGTGCAGAAGATCATCATCCAGCGCGCACTGGCTTAA
- a CDS encoding YchJ family protein → MMEGMKPFVMTDACPCGRQHQKKTLPYGQCCGRWLESESPAPDAESLMRSRYCAFVLEREAYLLKTWHASHRLERIEFDPGVKWLGLDVRTHTQDDVTHAQVEFVARQKPASGAAVRLHERSRFVLEAGAWLYVDGDQL, encoded by the coding sequence ATGATGGAGGGCATGAAGCCCTTTGTGATGACAGATGCCTGCCCCTGTGGCCGGCAACACCAGAAAAAAACGCTCCCCTATGGCCAATGCTGCGGCCGTTGGCTGGAGAGCGAGTCCCCCGCCCCTGACGCCGAGAGCCTGATGCGCAGCCGCTATTGCGCCTTTGTGCTGGAGCGCGAGGCGTACCTTCTTAAAACCTGGCACGCAAGCCACCGGCTGGAGCGTATTGAGTTCGACCCCGGCGTCAAATGGCTGGGGCTCGACGTGCGAACCCACACACAAGACGATGTCACTCATGCACAGGTAGAGTTCGTCGCTCGCCAAAAGCCGGCCAGTGGCGCAGCGGTGCGCCTGCATGAGCGCAGCCGCTTTGTGCTGGAGGCGGGTGCGTGGCTGTATGTGGATGGAGACCAACTATGA
- a CDS encoding rhodanese-like domain-containing protein — MPITKGSRALVDEAMAQVTTYSVAEVQARLQDPAVQIVDIRDIRELNDGTVVGAFHAPRGMLEFWVDPESPYHKPLFADESKEFILFCGAGWRSALAAKALQDMGMSNVAHIDGGWGEWVKAGAPTETLEAQKARRQAKG; from the coding sequence ATGCCCATTACCAAAGGATCCCGTGCACTGGTCGACGAAGCCATGGCGCAGGTCACCACCTACAGCGTGGCCGAGGTGCAAGCCCGACTGCAAGACCCGGCTGTGCAAATCGTGGATATCCGCGATATCCGTGAGCTGAACGACGGCACCGTAGTGGGCGCCTTTCATGCGCCGCGCGGCATGCTGGAGTTCTGGGTAGACCCCGAGTCGCCGTACCACAAGCCCTTGTTTGCCGATGAGTCCAAAGAGTTCATCCTGTTTTGCGGTGCGGGCTGGCGCAGTGCGCTGGCTGCCAAAGCCTTGCAGGACATGGGCATGAGCAATGTGGCCCACATCGATGGCGGTTGGGGTGAATGGGTGAAAGCCGGCGCGCCCACAGAAACCCTGGAAGCGCAAAAGGCGCGCCGCCAAGCCAAGGGCTGA
- a CDS encoding carboxyl transferase domain-containing protein, with translation MTMLESKLNPRSADFVANAAAMRALVADLNAKIDKAALGGGDAARAKHTARGKLLPRDRVGMLLDPGTPFLELSPLAALAMYPDRDGTDSAPCAGVIAGIGRVSGVDCMIVCNDATVKGGTYYPLTVKKHLRAQEVAAQNNLPCIYLVDSGGANLPNQDEVFPDRDHFGRIFFNQANMSAQGIAQIAVVMGSCTAGGAYVPAMSDETIIVKNQGTIFLGGPPLVKAATGEVVTAEDLGGGDVHTRLSGVADHLAQNDLHALSLAREAIAHLNKKKAPVAELRAPVAPKFVAEELYGVIPTDTRKPFDVREIIARIVDGSELHEFKPRYGTTLVCGFAHVEGMPVGIIANNGILFSESALKGAHFIELCCQRKIPLVFLQNITGFMVGRKYENEGIARNGAKMVTAVATAAVPKFTIIIGGSFGAGNYGMCGRAYSPRFLWMWPNARISVMGGEQAASVLATVKRDGIEGKGGSWSADEEEAFKAPIRQQYEEQGHPYFATARLWDDGIIDPADTRRVLALGLSASLNAPIPDTQFGVFRM, from the coding sequence ATGACGATGCTGGAATCCAAACTCAACCCCCGTTCTGCCGACTTTGTGGCCAACGCAGCCGCCATGCGCGCCCTGGTGGCCGACCTGAATGCCAAGATTGACAAGGCCGCACTTGGCGGTGGCGACGCCGCCCGCGCCAAGCACACCGCCCGCGGTAAGTTGCTGCCCCGTGACCGGGTCGGCATGTTGCTGGACCCCGGCACCCCCTTTTTGGAACTCTCCCCCTTGGCCGCACTGGCCATGTACCCCGACCGTGATGGCACCGACAGCGCGCCCTGCGCCGGCGTGATCGCCGGCATCGGCCGCGTATCGGGTGTGGACTGCATGATCGTCTGCAACGACGCCACGGTGAAGGGCGGCACCTATTACCCGCTCACCGTCAAGAAGCACCTGCGCGCCCAGGAAGTGGCCGCGCAAAACAACCTGCCCTGCATTTACCTGGTGGACTCCGGCGGCGCCAACCTGCCCAACCAGGACGAGGTCTTCCCGGATCGTGACCACTTCGGCCGCATTTTCTTTAACCAAGCCAATATGAGCGCGCAGGGCATTGCGCAAATTGCGGTGGTGATGGGCAGCTGCACCGCTGGTGGCGCCTATGTGCCCGCCATGAGCGACGAGACCATCATCGTCAAAAACCAGGGCACCATTTTTCTGGGTGGGCCCCCGCTGGTGAAGGCTGCGACGGGTGAGGTGGTGACTGCCGAAGACCTGGGCGGTGGCGATGTGCATACGCGCCTGAGTGGTGTGGCTGACCACTTGGCGCAGAACGATTTGCACGCGCTGTCACTCGCGCGCGAGGCGATTGCGCATTTGAATAAGAAAAAGGCCCCAGTCGCCGAATTGCGTGCGCCGGTAGCTCCTAAATTTGTAGCGGAAGAGTTGTACGGAGTCATTCCCACCGATACCCGCAAACCCTTTGATGTGCGCGAAATCATCGCTCGCATCGTCGATGGTTCGGAGCTGCACGAGTTCAAGCCCCGCTATGGCACCACACTGGTCTGCGGCTTTGCCCATGTGGAGGGCATGCCGGTGGGCATCATTGCCAACAACGGCATTTTGTTCAGCGAGTCCGCGCTCAAGGGCGCGCACTTCATTGAGTTGTGCTGCCAGCGCAAGATCCCCCTGGTGTTTTTGCAGAACATCACCGGTTTCATGGTGGGCCGCAAATACGAGAACGAGGGCATTGCCCGCAACGGCGCCAAGATGGTGACAGCGGTAGCCACAGCAGCGGTGCCCAAATTCACCATCATTATCGGTGGCAGCTTTGGCGCCGGCAATTACGGCATGTGCGGTCGCGCCTACAGTCCCCGCTTTTTGTGGATGTGGCCCAACGCGCGCATCTCGGTCATGGGCGGCGAGCAGGCGGCCAGCGTGTTGGCCACCGTCAAGCGGGACGGTATTGAAGGCAAGGGCGGCAGCTGGAGCGCGGACGAAGAAGAAGCCTTCAAAGCCCCGATCCGCCAGCAATATGAAGAGCAGGGCCACCCCTATTTCGCCACCGCCCGCTTGTGGGACGACGGCATCATCGACCCCGCCGATACCCGCCGCGTGCTGGCACTGGGGCTTAGCGCGTCGTTGAACGCACCCATACCCGACACCCAGTTCGGCGTGTTCCGCATGTAA
- a CDS encoding acetyl-CoA C-acyltransferase — translation MPETVVIVSAARTPMGGFQGDFASLAAHDLGGAAIQAAVERAGIRSELVTEVIFGNCLMAGQGQAPARQAAFKGGLPKSAGAVTLSKMCGSGMRAAMFAHDMLLAGSHDVLVAGGMESMTNAPHLLLKGRSGIRIGHDRVMDHMMLDGLEDAYEAGRSMGTFGEDCAAKYSFTREQQDNFATASVQRAQAAIKSGAFEAEITPVTVKTRAREVQVSIDEGPGKIKLDKIPTLKAAFKKDGTITAASSSSINDGAAAMVLMREGTAKDLGCKPLAKIVAHTTHAQEPNWFATAPVGATQKVLAKAGWKVEDVDLWEINEAFAVVPMALMAELNIPHDKVNVNGGACALGHPIGASGARIMVTLIHALKARGLTKGVATLCIGGGEATAVALELL, via the coding sequence ATGCCAGAAACCGTTGTGATCGTCAGCGCAGCCCGCACCCCCATGGGTGGCTTTCAGGGCGACTTCGCTTCTCTTGCTGCCCACGACTTGGGTGGTGCCGCCATTCAAGCTGCGGTGGAGCGCGCCGGTATCAGGTCCGAGTTGGTCACGGAAGTCATCTTCGGCAACTGCCTGATGGCGGGCCAAGGCCAGGCGCCTGCGCGCCAGGCGGCTTTCAAGGGCGGTCTGCCCAAGAGCGCCGGTGCAGTCACGCTTTCCAAGATGTGCGGCTCCGGCATGCGCGCGGCCATGTTCGCCCACGACATGCTGCTGGCCGGCAGCCACGATGTGCTGGTGGCGGGTGGCATGGAAAGCATGACCAACGCACCCCACCTGCTGCTCAAGGGCCGCAGTGGCATCCGTATCGGCCACGACCGCGTGATGGACCACATGATGCTCGACGGCCTGGAAGACGCTTACGAGGCCGGCCGCTCCATGGGCACTTTCGGTGAAGACTGCGCCGCCAAATACAGCTTCACCCGCGAACAACAAGACAATTTCGCCACAGCCAGCGTGCAGCGTGCGCAAGCAGCTATCAAATCAGGAGCGTTTGAGGCGGAGATTACGCCCGTCACCGTCAAGACCCGTGCCCGCGAGGTGCAGGTCAGCATCGACGAAGGCCCCGGCAAGATCAAGCTGGACAAGATTCCCACCCTCAAAGCCGCGTTTAAAAAAGACGGCACCATCACCGCCGCCAGTAGCAGCTCCATCAACGACGGCGCAGCCGCCATGGTGCTGATGCGCGAGGGCACCGCCAAAGACCTCGGTTGCAAGCCGCTGGCCAAAATCGTGGCCCACACCACCCATGCCCAGGAGCCCAACTGGTTTGCCACCGCGCCGGTAGGCGCCACCCAAAAGGTGCTGGCGAAAGCCGGTTGGAAAGTGGAAGACGTGGACCTGTGGGAAATCAACGAGGCCTTCGCCGTGGTGCCCATGGCGCTGATGGCTGAGCTGAACATTCCGCACGACAAGGTGAACGTCAACGGCGGCGCCTGCGCGCTGGGCCACCCGATCGGCGCGTCCGGCGCGCGCATCATGGTGACCCTGATTCACGCGTTGAAGGCCCGGGGCCTCACAAAGGGCGTAGCCACCTTGTGTATTGGTGGCGGTGAGGCGACTGCCGTCGCCCTGGAACTGCTGTAA
- a CDS encoding SDR family oxidoreductase — protein MKTILIVGASRGIGLELVPQYLEAGERVIATARDAAGLERLRDLGAQAMKLDVTNPASVSGLSWQLDGEKIDRAYYVAGVFSADDAKSPPTQQAFDAMMHANVLGAMQALPQVAPWVEEARGQFVFITSDFGQIGGVESSRAWVYHVSKAALNMAVVAAQPDYPNAQFLLIHPGWVRTDMGTPDAPLLPEESVAAIRATVAARTTRSTGFSSRDVPYLRWDGTPFSSW, from the coding sequence ATGAAGACTATTTTGATTGTGGGCGCCTCACGCGGCATTGGCCTGGAGCTGGTGCCCCAGTACCTGGAGGCGGGCGAGCGCGTCATTGCCACCGCGCGGGATGCGGCGGGGCTGGAGCGGCTGCGCGATCTGGGTGCCCAAGCCATGAAACTGGATGTGACCAACCCGGCCAGCGTCAGCGGCCTGAGCTGGCAGCTGGACGGTGAAAAGATCGACCGAGCCTATTACGTGGCCGGTGTCTTCAGCGCGGACGACGCCAAGTCGCCCCCCACACAGCAGGCGTTTGACGCGATGATGCACGCCAATGTGCTGGGCGCCATGCAGGCCTTGCCGCAGGTGGCACCCTGGGTCGAGGAGGCGCGGGGCCAGTTTGTGTTCATCACCAGCGACTTCGGGCAAATCGGCGGCGTCGAGAGCAGCCGCGCCTGGGTGTACCACGTGAGCAAGGCCGCATTGAACATGGCCGTAGTGGCAGCGCAGCCCGACTACCCGAATGCGCAGTTTCTGCTGATTCACCCGGGCTGGGTGCGAACCGATATGGGCACGCCCGATGCCCCCTTGCTGCCTGAAGAGAGTGTGGCCGCCATTCGCGCAACCGTGGCCGCGCGCACCACCCGAAGCACCGGATTTTCCAGCCGCGACGTGCCCTACCTGCGCTGGGATGGAACGCCGTTTTCCAGCTGGTAA
- a CDS encoding DUF695 domain-containing protein has protein sequence MQPTPEIASFWREFAVQEAAFFQLPPAERVEQINALASQYLHGVTLEVLGAPDVPRLKLVLTAHGHIEFFPLLSQVAGAAPALAHFGVTAFRARSPEADFSIQMDGLELSTSEVMVALEQDDGRVALELHFKPEVPEALAEQARHMAFIMLDHVLGEYDFAVKVGAIDFVTPAPDAPVSWTPLSALAQVFDTYWVETLGRTGIFPTGEAHWEGMELQFNCAVDDSGNEIELDDFAWGDDDTVTEDASDAQEAGFVAVNLSADAVAMRADLATAWTLDLPVADEDAQARAQALQDQAGMLLQQMHQGLMVLTLTKEGRRQALYYVVDEALARQTLAPLLVRLEAADAEIKVSFDPAWSGYFEYAGYLA, from the coding sequence ATGCAGCCCACCCCCGAGATCGCCAGCTTCTGGCGCGAATTCGCAGTCCAGGAAGCCGCGTTCTTTCAACTCCCGCCGGCCGAGCGTGTGGAGCAAATCAACGCACTCGCCAGCCAATACCTGCACGGTGTGACGCTGGAGGTGCTGGGCGCCCCCGATGTCCCCCGGCTGAAGTTGGTGCTGACCGCCCATGGCCATATCGAGTTTTTCCCCTTGTTGTCCCAGGTGGCGGGTGCTGCGCCGGCATTGGCACACTTCGGGGTGACTGCCTTCAGGGCGCGCAGCCCGGAAGCCGATTTTTCGATCCAGATGGACGGGCTGGAGCTCTCGACCTCGGAGGTGATGGTCGCCCTGGAGCAAGACGACGGCCGTGTGGCCTTGGAGCTCCATTTCAAGCCCGAGGTGCCCGAGGCCCTGGCAGAGCAGGCCCGGCACATGGCCTTCATCATGCTCGACCATGTGCTGGGTGAGTACGATTTTGCGGTCAAGGTCGGGGCCATCGACTTTGTGACCCCGGCGCCTGACGCCCCGGTCTCCTGGACGCCCTTGAGCGCACTCGCGCAGGTGTTCGACACCTATTGGGTGGAGACCTTGGGCCGCACCGGCATTTTCCCGACCGGCGAGGCGCATTGGGAGGGCATGGAGCTCCAGTTCAATTGCGCGGTCGATGATTCCGGCAATGAGATCGAGCTCGACGACTTTGCTTGGGGCGACGACGACACCGTCACCGAGGATGCCTCTGACGCGCAAGAAGCCGGCTTTGTGGCGGTGAACCTGAGTGCAGATGCCGTTGCCATGCGCGCCGACCTGGCCACCGCATGGACCCTGGACCTGCCGGTGGCAGACGAGGACGCCCAAGCTCGGGCCCAAGCCCTGCAAGACCAGGCCGGCATGCTGCTGCAGCAAATGCACCAGGGCCTGATGGTGCTGACCCTGACCAAAGAAGGCCGCCGGCAAGCGCTCTACTACGTGGTCGACGAGGCCTTGGCGCGCCAGACACTGGCCCCCCTGTTGGTGCGACTCGAAGCCGCAGACGCTGAGATCAAGGTCAGCTTCGACCCCGCGTGGTCGGGCTATTTTGAATACGCGGGCTATCTGGCCTGA
- a CDS encoding MBL fold metallo-hydrolase produces MAANLPAGVTVFERGWLSSNNILIQGEGGTALIDSGYCTHAEQTLALVDSALQGRPLDLLLNTHLHSDHCGGNAALQARHPALQTHIPPGHADYVRVWDAHALSYTPTGQQCPRFHLNATLQPGTEMLLGDLHWQVHAAPGHDPHSVILFEPRSRTLVSADALWEKGFGVVFPELDGDDAFDEVAATLDVIERLNPATVIPGHGAPFTDAPQAIAYARQRLNGFVQNPAKHLQYAAKVLLKFKLLEARHLPLPALIAWARNTSYFNHTFEKHFAGATLEEATQQLVHDLVRSGAATLQDGVVFDA; encoded by the coding sequence ATGGCCGCCAATCTGCCTGCCGGCGTCACCGTCTTTGAGCGGGGCTGGCTGTCCAGCAACAACATCCTGATCCAGGGTGAGGGGGGCACCGCGCTCATCGATAGCGGCTACTGCACCCACGCCGAGCAGACGCTTGCGCTGGTGGACTCGGCGCTGCAAGGCCGGCCACTGGATCTGCTGCTCAACACCCATTTGCACAGCGACCACTGCGGGGGCAACGCCGCACTGCAGGCGCGTCACCCCGCGCTGCAAACCCATATTCCACCGGGCCACGCCGACTATGTGCGCGTATGGGACGCCCACGCCCTGAGCTACACCCCTACCGGCCAGCAATGCCCGCGCTTCCATCTGAATGCCACGCTGCAACCGGGCACCGAGATGCTGTTGGGCGACCTGCATTGGCAGGTACATGCAGCACCGGGGCACGACCCGCATTCGGTCATTCTGTTTGAGCCGCGAAGCCGCACGCTGGTGTCGGCAGACGCCCTGTGGGAAAAAGGCTTTGGCGTGGTATTCCCCGAACTTGATGGCGATGATGCGTTCGACGAAGTGGCCGCCACGCTGGATGTGATTGAGCGGCTGAACCCCGCCACCGTCATTCCCGGCCATGGCGCCCCGTTCACAGATGCCCCACAAGCCATTGCCTATGCACGCCAGCGCCTCAACGGTTTTGTGCAAAACCCGGCCAAGCACCTGCAGTACGCAGCCAAGGTGTTGCTGAAATTCAAATTGCTCGAAGCCCGCCATTTGCCCCTGCCCGCGCTGATCGCGTGGGCGCGCAACACCAGCTATTTCAACCACACCTTCGAGAAGCACTTTGCCGGCGCCACCTTGGAAGAGGCCACCCAGCAACTGGTGCACGACCTAGTGCGCTCCGGCGCTGCAACGTTGCAAGATGGCGTGGTGTTTGACGCCTGA
- a CDS encoding HAD family hydrolase yields MKFDAVLFDCDGVLVDSELITNGVLRDMLAEQGWHMTLQECMAVFVGKAVMDERARIEAETGKPLTPEWMASFRARRNAALMEHARPIPHAPEAIARIHAAYAGRIACASGADLPKVLMQMGKTGLLPYFEGRVFSGHDLPRSKPHPDVYLAAAAALGADPTRCAVVEDTVTGVTAGVAAGTMVFGYAPQGEGQALLAAGASQVFASMADLPTLLGA; encoded by the coding sequence ATGAAATTTGACGCTGTGCTGTTCGATTGCGACGGTGTGCTGGTGGACAGCGAGCTGATTACCAATGGCGTGCTGCGCGACATGCTGGCCGAGCAGGGTTGGCACATGACCCTGCAGGAGTGCATGGCCGTGTTTGTGGGCAAAGCCGTGATGGACGAGCGCGCCCGCATCGAAGCGGAAACCGGCAAGCCGCTCACGCCCGAGTGGATGGCGTCCTTCCGCGCGCGTCGCAATGCCGCGCTCATGGAACATGCCAGGCCGATTCCGCATGCGCCCGAAGCAATTGCCCGCATTCACGCGGCTTACGCCGGCAGAATAGCCTGTGCCTCAGGCGCGGACTTGCCCAAGGTGCTGATGCAAATGGGCAAGACCGGCTTGCTGCCGTATTTTGAAGGGCGGGTGTTCAGCGGGCACGACTTGCCGCGCTCCAAGCCCCACCCTGACGTGTACCTGGCTGCGGCCGCCGCGCTGGGCGCAGACCCCACGCGCTGCGCTGTGGTGGAAGACACGGTCACCGGCGTTACAGCCGGTGTGGCGGCGGGTACCATGGTGTTCGGCTACGCGCCGCAAGGCGAGGGGCAGGCGCTGTTAGCAGCGGGCGCGTCGCAGGTGTTTGCTTCGATGGCGGACTTGCCCACCCTGCTAGGGGCTTGA
- a CDS encoding AraC family transcriptional regulator, translating to MPAPTPVAATPMAFARAMVHAYARYGKDPSKALAQAQIAPDALEETDARITAWQMERLSGAAMRELDDEALGWFSRRLPWGSYGMLVRASISAPTLHIALSRWCRHHGLIAPDITLTLSTSGDTASITLTENDLRKDGVAEVFAQVKEEPAKRAGDTEQKYHAIGLPPPMREFCMVSVLRNVLGVACWLIDSRIALKGASFPFAAPAHQDAYAVLFGGPTRFGEAQAAIHFDARYLRLPLRRDEKALQQMLQNALPLTVLQYRRDRLLGQQVRQLLSNHPQDTHSAEALAGLLNVSPRTLHRQLKEECTTLQTLKDDVRHHKATELLLRSQRPIKQVAEAAGFQNEKSFIRAFKSWTGQTPAEFRRSATPGT from the coding sequence ATGCCCGCACCTACCCCTGTTGCCGCAACCCCCATGGCTTTCGCCAGAGCCATGGTGCACGCCTATGCGCGCTATGGCAAGGACCCATCAAAGGCACTTGCACAGGCGCAGATTGCGCCAGACGCTCTGGAAGAGACAGATGCCCGCATCACCGCCTGGCAGATGGAGCGCCTGTCCGGGGCAGCCATGCGCGAGCTGGACGACGAAGCCCTGGGCTGGTTCAGCCGCAGGCTGCCCTGGGGCAGCTACGGCATGCTGGTGCGCGCCTCTATCAGCGCCCCCACCCTGCACATAGCTTTGAGCCGCTGGTGCCGCCACCACGGCCTGATAGCCCCGGACATCACACTCACGCTGAGCACCTCAGGCGATACCGCCAGCATCACACTCACCGAGAACGACCTGCGCAAGGACGGGGTGGCTGAAGTTTTTGCGCAGGTCAAGGAGGAGCCCGCAAAGCGGGCGGGGGACACGGAGCAAAAGTACCATGCCATTGGTTTGCCCCCACCTATGCGAGAGTTCTGCATGGTCTCCGTCTTACGCAACGTGTTGGGCGTGGCCTGTTGGCTGATCGACTCACGCATTGCCTTGAAAGGTGCGAGCTTTCCGTTCGCAGCCCCCGCCCACCAGGACGCTTATGCCGTGTTATTTGGCGGGCCCACCCGCTTCGGGGAAGCGCAAGCGGCCATCCATTTCGACGCGCGCTACCTCCGCCTGCCGCTGCGGCGGGACGAAAAAGCCTTGCAGCAGATGCTGCAAAACGCCTTGCCCCTGACCGTGCTGCAGTACCGGCGCGACCGCCTGCTGGGGCAGCAGGTGCGGCAACTGCTGAGCAACCATCCGCAAGACACCCACAGCGCAGAAGCGCTGGCCGGTTTGCTGAACGTATCGCCCCGCACCCTGCACCGCCAGCTCAAGGAAGAATGCACGACGCTGCAAACCCTCAAAGACGACGTGCGCCACCACAAGGCCACCGAGCTGCTCTTGCGCAGCCAACGGCCCATCAAACAGGTGGCAGAAGCGGCGGGTTTTCAGAACGAGAAAAGCTTTATCCGCGCCTTCAAGAGCTGGACCGGGCAGACGCCGGCCGAGTTCCGGCGCAGCGCCACACCCGGAACCTGA